The Sporosarcina sp. Marseille-Q4943 genome includes the window TTGGACAAACCCTGAACCATCTCGAAGTTGTAGGAAAGCGATTTTGCCGCTTGATCTTTTATTCGATAGCCATGCTCCGATCCGGACAGTTTCGCCTACGTGATCAGGCATTTCGTGAATCATGATTGTTTTCATGTAAGTACCTCCGTGACTATTATTCTTTCCAGTTTGCTTCTACATATGACCGGATGCGTCTAACCGCTTCCTCCAACAAGTCGATCGATGTCGCATATGACAATCGGATCGTTTCAGGTGAACCGAAGCCGGACCCCGGTATGACCGCCACTTTCGCTTCTGTCAAAAGCGCAGACGCGAAGTCATCCACATTTGTAAAACCGGTTTTCTCCATTGCCTCTGTTACTTCCGGCAACAAATAGAAAGCGCCTTGCGGTTTCACGACTGTAAAGCCAGGAATCGCTGCGAGCTGAGGGTAAATACGCTCGAGTCTGGACTCAAAATCCTTCCTCATGTTTTCCACGGCATCTTGAGGACCATTATACGCTTCAATCGTAGCGTATTGTGATGTCGTAGTCGGATTGGATGTGGAGTGACTCGCCAAATTCGTCATTGCGCTGACAACTTCCGCGTCACCTGCGATATATCCGATCCTCCAGCCAGTCATTGAATGGGATTTGGACACTCCGTTAATAATGAACGTCCGCTTTTTCGCATCATCAGAAAGCTGTGCAATTGAAACATGTTTCTCTCCGCCGTAAATCAGTTTTTCATAGATTTCATCCGAAATGACCCAAATATCCTTTTCTTGACAAACTTCCGCGATTTGTTGAAGTTCATCTCTAGAATAGATCATGCCTGTCGGGTTTCCTGGAGAATTGATAATGACCGCTTTCGTTTTAGACGTAATTGCATTGCGGATTTGATCAGCAGTCACCTTGAACTGTGATTCTGATGTTGCTTCAACGAATACAGGAACACCTTCAGCAAGCTTCACCTGTTCAGGATAACTTACCCAATACGGAGTCGGAATGATGACTTCATCGCCTGGGTCAAGCAAAACTTGGAACAGTGTATATAAGACATGCTTCGCACCGATGCCGATCATAATTTCCTGCCTGGAGTACTCCAATTGCTGATCCTTTTTCAATTTGGCAATAACAGCATCCTTCAAAGCGGGAAGTCCTCCGGATGGAGTGTATTTCGTCTTGCCTTCTACCATGGATTTGTAAGCCGCTTCCAAAATGTTTTCAGGCGTATTGTAATCGGGCTCACCTGCACCTAATCCGATGACGTCGATGCCCGACTCCTTCATCTCTTTCGCTTTCGCCGTAATGGCAAGGGTTGTGGATGGTGATAACGTACTCACTCTTGCTGCTAATTTCTTTGTCAACTGAATCGCTCCCTTTTGTCCCATCATCTATCGAACGGAACCTCTTCTTTTAGAGGTTTAGAATCCGTTTCCACCATTCTCCGTTCTCAAAAAAGACATACACATAATTTAATTTGCCATTGTCACCTTTAAATGCGACTTCCCATACAGGATGGCCATCTTCCAAGCCAAGGGCCACATGAAGGATCTTCTCCACTGAAAGCTCTGCTTTAACTGTCTCGATTGCAGCCTGAGCTCCAATGCCATCTTTCATTTCTACTTCATCGAGGATCTCTCCTGTTTTCCCTTCAATGAAAACCGCTTTCTCATTGCCTTCGCCATCTTTGCCAAAAACGGTCACCATCGAAACGGTCCCATTGTAAATGTCTGTGCGATCAACGGATGTCAACGCACCAGACTTCAACGCATCCGATTCCGCTTTCTGTCGGGCATCCGCAAATGGTCCATTGGCATTGTAAAAAACGATGACAGTAATGATAAGTGATAATGCTAAAAGGAAAGCTGCGATGAATTTGACCCAATTCATCATTAGTCTCACTTCCTATACACTTAACTGCAAATCGGAAATGCTTTACGCATCCCACTTACTATTGAATTCCTATTTATTATAACAATCTTCGAGCTCATTCACCATATGTTCCAATGACACTTTCTGAACCGGGACAGCAGGCAATGCATCCAAAAAACGTTTCCCATAAGATTTTGTATCGATCCGCCTATCCAATATGATGAAGAAGCCCCTGTCTCCCGACGAACGGATCAATCGTCCGAACCCTTGCCTGAACCTCAAAATGGCTTCCGGCAAGGACAAATCGGTAAAGGGATTTGATCCACTTGCGGCAAGTCTAGCAGCCCTCGCCTTGAAGACGACTTCATCAGGCGAAGAAAATGGCAGTCTGACAATGATGACCGCAGACAATGCCTCACCAGGAACATCGACGCCTTCCCAGAAGCTGTTTGTACCAAACAGTATCGACTTACCGAACTGACGGAACGATTTCAATAGTTTCATCCGGCTACCTGAGCTGACCCCTTGCGCAATAAGGGCATAGTCATTCAATAATTCACTTTCCAAAATCAACTCATACGTTTTGCGAAGCATATCTTGTGAAGTGAACAGGACGAACAGCCTGCCGCCTGTCGCAATGACGGTTTGGACTACAGCGTCCGCTACCGCTTCAATGTAGTCGGTTTGCGATACATGTTGGATGGATGGCATATCTTCGACAATGAATATCCCCGCATTGTCGTAGAAATGGGATGGGGCATCGAATGTCAAAAGAGGTATATCGTCCGCTATCCCTAGCTGCCTCGCAACAAACCGTTCATCTTTGTTGATCGTCATCGTCGCCGACGTCCAGATAATCCCGATCTTTTCATCTTTTAAGCTTGAAATGAATTCCTTCGTAATTACGGACCCTTCGACGGGGCTTTTAACGACATTCAAGCTGCCGGGCAAACTCCGTTTATCCTTTTCAATCCAAACGGTGAAATTTTCCGTTTCGTCGTCCAAGAATATTTCAACCCATTCTCCGGCTTTTATTTTTAATTCTCTCAGCCAATAATCCCATTCGGATAAAAATGCCTGTTCTTTCAGCGTCATTCTTTCTCTAAAAGGCTCCAAACGTGAGCTGACTGTTTGGATGCATTGTATATATCCATTCATTTTTTCAGCCATTTGCGAAAAAAGAAGGTCATTGCCGGCTAATTCATCGAGACCGAAAATCACCCGGTTCCCTTGCTGGCCACCACTTGCTATTGGTCGATGGTTCGACAACACTGATGCGACGCTGTCAAATACATTCGTGAATTGCTCAAAGGAGACTGTGAGCTTTCCGAACACCTGATTTCCATAATTGCAATACTTCTTATGAAGTTTCATGATCTGATGTAGAAGTTGACCATCCGCATCCGAGCCGAGCTGCCCCATGACATACTTCCAATTCATATAGGAAAGGACCGTCTCCTTGGAATTGGCAGCTGTGTGAATGAATTGATGAGCTTCGTCAATGATCAGACCAGAAAAGTTATTCAATGTCCTTTGTGCACGAGTGGAATCTGACAAAAGCATCGAATGGTTCGTAATGATGAGATTGGAGTGGCTGCAAGCGTCCATCACCCTTTGATGGTAATCCGCTATTTTTTCATCATCCTTCATTCGATTGTTCCGTTTGCGAATCCTGTCGATGAATAACTGTCCTCCGCCGGAGACATTCAGTTCATTGACATCGCCGGTTTCCGTATCGGTCAGCCAGACAAGGATCTGCATGATTGTAAACGTTTCATCATACGATTCGTCCGTAATCCTCAATAATTCCTCAAACTTGCCTAGCGAAATATACTGCTCCCTCCCTTTCAGGACGGTTGCAGTGCATTCGATGCCAAGCATTTTCCGGATACGCTCCACTTCATCCTCCAAAATCTTATCGACGAGATGATTAGTGAACGTACTGATGACGACTGGCTTTCCCGTTTGAAAGGAATGGATGGCTGCCGGCAACAAATAACCGACCGTCTTCCCTACACCTGTTGGGACTTCGGCAACTGCCTCAGAGTGTAACGACAAAGTTTCCCATACAGCATCCATGTAAGCCAATTGGGATTTCCGGTACTCGAAGGATGGATAGCCTTTCTTCAACAGGGCGATTTTTTCGTCTTCCATAACCGGATATTGACAACGTCCCGTCACGACTCCCGTTAGTTTCTTCACATTACGGTATGGAATTCCCCTGAATAAAGGAAGTTTCACACTTCCTTTCGATGTTCGGACATGCTTCAGTGCTTCATAAATAAGCGTCGAAATGTCGGAGCGCAACGAGAATGACCGTCTATGCAACAAGTTCAATGTCTCTTCCGGCAAAGTCCGAAGTTTGGACAAAGCAGTGAGCAGTAGATTCGCTGTTGCTTCTGCATCATCATCCGCTCTATGTGCAGCAGGAAGTTCTATATCCAAGTCCTCCGCCAAGTCTTGTAGACGATAGCTTGAAGAGGACGGGAACAGAATTTTGGATAACTCGACAGTATCAATCTTCTTTCCAGACCAACCGGCCACTTTGCATCGCTTAAATTCACTTTGCAAAAACGACAGGTCAAAATCAGTATTATGCGCAACAAATACAGTCCCCTGCAACATATCGGAGACTTCTTGTGCTATCTCTTCGAATGTTGGCGCGGACAGCACTTCTTCATCCGTAATTGCTGTCAATTGTTGGATGAAAACGGGTATTTCACGTTCCGGATTCACAAATCGGGCATACTTGTGCGTTATCGTTCCATTTTCAATGAAAACGATTGCGATTTGTATAATCCGATCCCCTCTTGAAGGGGAATGTCCAGTCGTCTCCAAGTCAACGACTGCATATGTACTGTTATCCATTCAATCATCAACTTCCTGTAATGAATACTACAGCAGATTGTATCATATTCCGCAGCTCGATTGCTCAATTAGGTGTCGATGATCGTAAAAAATGCTGATGAAGGAAATTTGTATTCCTCCATCAGCGTATTATCGAGTCAGGCAATGATGCCTGGCGCTTCTTTAATCACTTCTTTGATCCTATTCTTATCATCCATGAGGAGTACTGTCGGTTGATGGCCACGAGCCTCTTCTTCCGATACATAGACGTATGAAATGATGATGACAATATCGCCTTCTTGAACCAATCTCGCTGCTGCTCCATTGACACAAACGACTCCGCTGCCCCGCTCGCCTGCAATAATATACGTTTCAAAACGAGCCCCATTATTGTTATTGACAATATGGACTTTTTCATTTGGAAGCATGCCCGCCGCATCCAGCAAGTCGCTATCGATCGTAATGCTGCCTACATAATTCAAATTCGCTTCCGTCACAGTGGCGCGGTGTAATTTACTGTTCATCATCATTCTGAACATGTGTACCATCCTTTGTTGACATAATAATATTATCTATTAACCTCGTTGTGGAAAACTTTACTGCACATGCCAAAATCACTTCCCGCGTATTTTCAGTTACAGGCCCTAATTCAGGATAGGCTAGCATGTTCACATAATCGATCTTCCCTGAACTATTTGAAACTATCAACTCTGAAACTTCCTGTTCAATAACCTTCGGAGCAACCCCCTCGGCGAACATACTTGCACCGGTTTGCAACGCCCGGTATATGACAGGAGCTTCTGAACGCTCTGTTGCAGTCAAATTCACATTTCTTGAACTTTTAGCCAAACCGTCCCCTTCCCTTACAATCGGCACTCGTACGATTGCTGTCCGTAAATTGAAGTCACGGACAAACGTTTCGATAATGGCCAGTTGCTGGGCATCTTTCAAACCGAAATACGAGCGGTCCGGATCGACAATATTGAATAATTTCAAGACGACCTTGAGCACGCCATCGAAATGTCCAGGCCGAGCAGCACCACATAGTTCATCCGCCTGTCTTCCCGGCAATATGCGAATGCCGCCGTCGGCAGGATACATCTCTTCGACCGATGGGATGAACACAATATCGACACCAGCAACGCTAGCAAGTTGAATATCCCTTTCCCGATCACGTGGATAAGATTCGAAATCCTCGCCGGGTCCGAACTGCGCCGGATTAACAAAGATACTCATGACAACGATGTCATTTTGCTCCTTTGCATGCTTCACAAGGGATAAATGCCCTTCATGCAAATAGCCCATCGTAGGGACGAAGCCGACTGTCATACCCTTCCGTTCATTACGATTCAGTTTCTGTTGGAGCTCTTCAATTGTTTCGATCACTTGGATGTCTGTACTCTCAACGTACATCGTTCATTCCTCCGTATAGTGCAACCAATTCATCTTCCTTCATAGCAAAACGATGAGCTTCACTTGGAAATTCACCTGTTTTGACTGACACCGCATACTTTTTCAGACCGTTGCGGATTTCGGTTCCGATATCCGCGTACGCTTTAACGAACTTAGGAATATGGTGGTTTCCGTATTTAACCGTGTCATGGAAGACGAGCACTTGGCCGTCCGTCTCTGCCCCAGCCCCTATTCCGATTGTCGGGATGGATATCGCTTTAGAAACTTGTTCCGCCAACTGATAAGGGATGCATTCGAGTACGACCATGCATGCGCCTGCCGCTTCGCAAGCGATAGCGTCCTGGATAAGTTGTTCCGCAGCTTCCGCTGTCTTCCCTTGCACTTTGTATCCGCCTACTACAGCAGCCGACTGGGGAAGGAGTCCAAGATGGGCGGCGACCGGAATTCCTGTTTCCGTCAATAGCCGGATCGTGTCGATCACCTTCCCGCCTCCTTCCAGTTTCAGAGCGTTTGCCCCCGTCTCCTGATATATCCGAACAGCGGATTCCAGCGTCCTATCAGCAGAACCATGGTACGAGGCGAAAGGCATGTCGACAACGACGAACGTATCCTTCGCTCCCCTTCTTACCGCTTTTCCATGATGGATCATGTCATCGACGGTGACAGCGGCTGTCGAGTCATAACCTAATACGACCATGCCGAGCGAGTCTCCGACGAGAAGCACATCGACGCCTGCCTCCTCTGCCAGTTGTGCAGTTGGATGGTCATAGGCGGTCAACATGACAATCTTTTCCCCAAGGCGTTTCATCTTCGCGAAATCTGTACTGCTTTTCATCCGTATCCTCTCCTTTTTGATTATCAAAAATGGAGAAAACCGAAAATTAAAAATCCTCCGGCCGAAAAAGGGCAGAAGGATTGTGTAATTACGATTTTTGGTTTCCTCCGTCCCTGTCTTTTACAAGATCAAGGCAGAACTTATTGGGTTTTCGAGCAAGCAATGGCTTTGAAGGTGCAATTCCGATTGATACTGCCCTTCGCCATTACTATAGCAAATCAAGGAAGATTTGTATAGTTCATTCTTTTATAAATATATCCGCGGAATAAATCCCTCTCACCGAACCATCATCGAGCCGGAGCTCCAAAAGCCCTTCCTCTGATATACCTAAAGCGGTTCCTTCGATTGTTTCATTTAACATGACTGCGCGAATCCGCTTACCTGCTGTATTTGAATAGCTTTCCCATAGTAGTTTAATTGGACCAAATCCATGTTTTTCATACATACTCGTATACAACTCGATAAAACCGAGAATTTCAGCTATGAGCTTCGCGCGATCGATCTGCTTACCGCAAGCAATCTTCAATGAAGTAGCAATCTCTTGCAGTTCCTCTGGAAAATCTTCTTCATCCTGGTTGACATTCATGCCGATTCCGAGAATGATCGCCTTTATCCGATCCGGCTCGGATTGAAGTTCGGTCAATATGCCAGTCATTTTCTTACCGTGGAGCAAAATATCATTTGGCCATTTGATCGTAGCTTCTATACCAGCGACGTTTTCAATCGCCCTGACGATCGCGACTGCAGCAACGAGTGTCATTTGAGGCGCTTGCTGAGGCATTAAGGATGGCCGGACGATTAAACTCATCCAGATTCCCTTTTGAGCTGCCGAATTCCACGGACGGGACAGTCTTCCCTTTCCGGCTGTCTGCTCCTCTGAAACGATAAGCGTACCGTCGGGTGCCCCAGCTTGCGCAGCATCATGTGCAATGTTTTGGGTCGAACCGCAGCTTGCGTGATAATCGATCGTCCTGCCATAAGTCTTCGTTTGTAAATGTTTCTGGATATTGGCGGAGTTTACACGGTCCGGCGATGCGATAAGCACATAACCCTTTTTTCTAATTGAAGCGATTTCGTAGCCGTCCTCTTCAAATTCTTTTATATACTTCCAAATAGCCGTTCGTGAAAGGCCGAATTCATCGGCAAACTCCTGACCTGAAATCGGTTCTCCTTGAGCCTCAAAAAGTCTTTTTAGCAATTCATCCTTGACGTTCATATTCATTAAGAAACCATTCCTTTATCTTTTCAGCATCATTCGGGCAATGACGATGCAGCACCATATATTCAATCTTGTTCATCCATTCTCCAACCCATCTGCCGCCTCTTTGGCTTGTCCATGCCATCAAGTCCTTCCCATCGACTTTCAGATCGTCTTTGGAGCGGATCGGCAACTGTTTTTGCAGTTGAGCCATTTCCTCAAAGCAAAGTCCTAGTTCTGACGGATGACTAGCATGCCAAACTTTTTCAGCAGTAAGGAGCACTTCAAGCGTGAATCGGTAATAATCATCAATCGTGAATCGAGCGGACTGTCTTCTGTCAAACGCCATTTTTACATCCGTCAAAAAAGCCTTCTCACGGTTGGAAAGTTTATATGCCCTTGCGAGATCCGCTGGTGAATAATGACCGGCTAGCATTAATGCCGACCAACCTTGCTCCGCTGTTTCAAAAGGAGCGCAGGCGGATAGGAGTTGGACTTCATTTGGAAAAAGCGGCAAATGCTCCGATAAGCGGGTGTCTGCTATCATTGCAAGCGCCTTGCCTGGATCTGTCCCCTTCCATAGCTTATCCATCTCAGCTTTGATCCGCTCGATAGAGACATATGTGATGCTTGAAGCGTTTTCTTTAATGGCCTGTAGCGTCCGTTCCTCAATTTCAAAACCAAGAACGGAAGAGAATCGAACAGCGCGGATCATCCGCAAAGCATCCTCATGAAATCTGTCTGCTGCGTTGCCCACCGCCCGGATGTTCCGGTTTTGTAGATCCTTCGTTCCTCCGAACGGGTCGATCAATTCACCGGAAAGTGTCAGTGCTAACGCATTCATTGTAAAATCCCTGCGTTGCAGGTCATCTTTCAATGACCTGACGAATTTCACTTCATCAGGCCTCCTATGATCCGTATATGTACTTTCCGTCCGGTACGTAGTCACTTCGATAGGTTCGCCATCCATCATGACCATCACTGTGCCGTGAGCAATTCCGACATCTATCGTATGAGTGAATACACGCTTCACTTCTTCAGGCGTGGCAGACGTGGCGATATCGAAATCCGAAGCCTCTTTGCCAAGTAAATGATCTCGAACGGAACCGCCTACAAACACAGCCTCATACCCTGCTTCCTCCAATAGGCGAATGACTTTTCGACTCGGTGCTGTTCCAAATTCCAAAATCATTTTAAACCCGCCACTTTGTAGTACAAATCCTCGTATTGGAGAACGATGGAGGCTGAATTAAATTTATCGTCGACTGTCTGCAATGCATTTTGCCGGAATCTTTCATGCATGATCGGGTCTTCAAGGAGCAACTTCGCTTTCTCTGCAGCAGATTCAACGTCCCCAAGTCCGACGAGGAATCCGTTCTTTCCGTCCTCAATCACTTCGGGAATCCCACCGATTTCAGTCGCAATAGCTGGCACTCCACATGCAAACCCTTCTAACAGTACAAGACCGAATGCCTCTTTTTCCGATAATAGGAACATGATGTCGCTAATTGCTAATAGTTCCGGAAGGTCATCTCGTTTTCCTGTGAAGATGATATCCTTCTCCAGACCCTCGAGCCTTGCCTTCTCCATCATTTCAATTTTTTCAGGTCCCGTCCCTACTAACAATAATTTCGAGTCGATATCTTTCCTGATAAGTTTGAAGCTGTCAATAATGTCGGCAATCCTTTTCACGCTTCGGAAGTTTGAAATATGAATAATGACTTTTTCATCTTCACGAATCCCTAGTCTACTTTTCAAGGTACCCGGATCTACCGGCCTGTATTTCTCTTCATCGATGAAATTATAAATCGTCAGTATTTCTTTTTCAGGTTCAATTAACGAAAGCGTATCTTGTCGGAGCGATTCGGAAACGGCGGTCGTCATATCCGATTTATCGATTCCATAACGGACTGTGTTTTTTAAGGCGGGATCATGGCCAAGAATTGTCACATCGGTCCCGTGCAATGTTGTAATCACGCCAATATGAGAGTTCGCCATATCCTTGCCAAGCGCCGCAGAAATAGCGTGAGGGACTGCATAATGAACATGCAATAGATCTAGCCCTTCTTCTTCAATCACCCGAGCAATCCGATTGGCCAATGCGATATCGTACGGTGGATATTTGAAAACGGCATAACCGTCAATCTTCACTTCATGGAATTGAACATTGGGGTGGCCGTCGGGAATACGGAAAGGCCGGCTCGACGTAATAAAGTGCATTTCGTGGCCCCTTTCCGCCATTTTCAATCCAAGCTCTGTCGCGACAACCCCGGATCCCCCCACTGTTGGATAGCAAATTATACCGACTTTCAATTTTTTCATATACTGCACCTCTTCCACACAACGTTAATCGATTATATTTTCCAATCCATATACAAGGTCTTCTCGACCGATCACTTCGCGGATCGCCATCATAATGCCTGGCATAAAGCTTTTCCGGTCAAATGAATCGTGTCGTAACGTCAGCAATTCCCCTTCGCCTCCGAGAAGCACCTGCTGGTGAGCAAGCAGACCTGGCAACCGCACGCTATGAATTTTCATTCCTTCAACGTCAGCTCCCCGCGCACCATCCAAATGGACTTGCTCGTCGGGATGGCCTTGAATATGGGCAGGCCGGATTTCCTTGATCATCTCGGCCGTTTTGACAGCCGTACCGGATGGAGCATCCAGTTTCCTGTCGTGATGCATCTCAATAATTTCCACATCACCTAAATAGCGCGCTGCCTGTGCTGCAAATTTCATCATAAGAACTGCACCTATTGAGAAGTTAGGAGCAATGATTCCTCCGATACGGGTCGATCCCACCAATTCAGTGATCGTCTCCAACTCTGTCTTTGTCAGTCCGGACGTGCCGACGACAGGATGAACGCCAAGTGACAACGCAGCCTTCACATTATTGAAGACGGCATCCGGATCAGTCACATCCAAAAGAACTGCCGGCTTGTGCTCTGCACAAAGCTTGGAGAGCGATGTATAAACCGGGATTCCCTGATTGTCTTCATTTATTGCACCGTTATGTAAATGCAAACCATCGTATTTATAATCAAGCGCAGCAACGACTTCTGCGTCATTTGCTGCTTCTATCGCTTCTATCGCTGTAGACCCCATTCTTCCCCGGGCCCCTGCGATGGCTACTTTAATTTTCATCAAAATTCCTCCTTCTTCGTCCAGCGGTCTGCATCGCGATTATTAAACTTAGTCATGACGCCCATCAATGCGTCCTCCAGGCTGATTCCTTGTGAGTTTGCAAAGCAGACGAGCACGAACAGCAAATCACCTGTTTCCTCTTCCAGCGATTTGATCTCTTCGTTATCTTTTTTCTTTTTCATGCCATAGACGTGCTGCACTTCCCTCGCAAGTTCGCCAAGCTCTTCCGTTAGCCGGGCCAACATTTCCATTGGAGGGAAATAGCCTTCCTCAAAACCCGATATGTATGCATGGACTTCATCTTGCATGTTTTTCATCGTTTTAGCTTGTTCCAATTTGCTTCCGTCCCCTTCATTTGTTATCGTATTCATTCATAGGACTATTGTCAAAAACAAAAGCGGAGGGTGGCGGCTAACTACGACAGGCATAAGGCGGATCTGCGAAACGGCGATCTTTGCCGTGCAGCAGAGCTGACTTATGACCCGAGTAGTTGCCACCCGGAGTCTAGACGACACAAGGAAAGGTGGTCATCAATTGTTACGCGGAATAAAATTCAAAAATATCTTCTTTATTATCCTAGGCGCCGCCATTTTCAGTTTCGGTCTTGTACATTTTAATATTCAGCATGAACTGGCGGAAGGAGGATTTACCGGTATTACACTTATCCTCTTGTTTGCCTTCAATTGGGATCCCGCCATCATGAACCTATTGTTGAACATTCCGATGTTCATCATCGGTTGGAAACTGTTAGGAAGAAAGGTTTTCATCTACACGATTATTGGTACCGTCGCTGTATCCGTCTTCCTGAAAATATTTATGAAATACCAGTTCAACATCCACTTGGAAGGCGATATGTTCCTTGTAGCCTTGTTCGCAGGGGTTTTCATCGGTATTGGGCTCGGCATCATTTTCCGGTATGGTGGAACAACTGGCGGTGTAGATATTATCGCACGTTTGGCGCATAAGTACATAGGCTGGAGCATGGGAAAAACAATGTTTATGTTTGACGCGTTCGTTATTTTGCTATCGTGGGCGGTCTACTTGGATCATCGGTCTATGATGTATACCCTTGTCGCACTATTTGTCGGTGCTCGTGTCATCGATTTCGTTCAAGAAGGTGCTTATGCAGCAAGAGGGGCTTTCATTATATCGGAAGCCCAGGATGAAATCGCTTCTACGATTACGTTGGAAATGGATCGCGGCGTAACTGTTTTCAGGGGGTATGGTCATTTCACGAAATCGGATCGTGAAATATTATATTGCGTAGTCGGTAAAAATGAAATGATGCGTTTGAAAAATATTGTTACGTCAATTGATCCGCATGCTTTTGTGTCCGTTACGGATGTGCACGATGTGTTGGGTGAAGGATTCACACTCGATGACCAGAAACGACCTTTGGATCATTAACCAAATAACCGGATTTCCGCTTCAGGCGGACGCTTTCCGCGGGCACGGCTTCAGCCAATCGAACAGCGAAGGGTTCGATTTGTCTAATTACTGTGTTTTGTGCAGAAATTAGACAGCATGTGCTCCCAACGCTGCGCTTTTGGTCGCAAAAGCCGTTCTTCGTAACGGCTTTCGCTGCGCTCAGTCCAGGGTCTTCAGCTCGCGCTGTTCCCGCTGGAGTCGCCGCCTTCCGCTCCAATCCTAATGTGCAGTCATATCTTTCATTTATCATACAACAAAAAACGCACCATATAAAAACCCGACCTTTTGCGGTCGGGTTTTTGTTTTATTCTTTGTTTGTAAAAATTAACAAAAGTCGAGCCAGTTCCATTACGGCAACTGCTGTAGCAGCGACATATGTCATTGCGGCAGCGCTCAATACTTTCTTAGCATGGGGCTCTTCTTCATTCCGAATGATTCCTAGTTCAACAATTTGATTCATTGCACGGCTGGATGCATTGAATTCAACCGGCAGCGTTACGATTTGGAATAAAACACCCACTGCCATAAAGGCGATACCTAGTCCAAGTAGGGATTTCGCCATTGGGATTGTTAGGAGCATACCCGCAATGATGAAAATCCATGAAGCATTTGATGTAATGTTAGCTACTGGTGCCAATCGATGGCGGAAACGCAAGAACGCATATGCTTCGGCGTCTTGGATGGCGTGTCCGACTTCATGGGCTGCAATTGCTGTACCCGCAACCGAAGCTTCATGATAGTTCTGTGATGACAATGCTACCGTTTTAGTCAATGGGTTATAATGGTCACTCAAAAACCCTTTACTTTCAACGACTTTCACATCTTCCAAACCATTTCGGTCAAGGATAAGACGTGCCACTTGGGCTCCGGTCATTCCTGAAGTCGAACGGACTTTTACATATCTGTTATACGTATTTTTCACTTTGAATTGGGCATATAACGGAAGCAACATGATAATAGCCAGATAAACGATAAACGACACTTAACCTTCCCCTCCCTTTTTCTATCTACTTCTATTTTATAATGCCCCAGAACTAACCGCAACTATTTGCTATGACACTATATCTTTTCCCGTTTCTCCCTATTCATCCATAAGGCATATGCCAAAGCGATACACGCAATGGAGAGCCAGAATGTGAAATAACCAATTTGCTGCATATGTTTCATCAAATCATGATAAATCGGCATTTGTCCAAATACATAATCGATCACATCATTATGCAATGTCCATATTCCTGCAA containing:
- a CDS encoding pyridoxal phosphate-dependent aminotransferase, whose translation is MGQKGAIQLTKKLAARVSTLSPSTTLAITAKAKEMKESGIDVIGLGAGEPDYNTPENILEAAYKSMVEGKTKYTPSGGLPALKDAVIAKLKKDQQLEYSRQEIMIGIGAKHVLYTLFQVLLDPGDEVIIPTPYWVSYPEQVKLAEGVPVFVEATSESQFKVTADQIRNAITSKTKAVIINSPGNPTGMIYSRDELQQIAEVCQEKDIWVISDEIYEKLIYGGEKHVSIAQLSDDAKKRTFIINGVSKSHSMTGWRIGYIAGDAEVVSAMTNLASHSTSNPTTTSQYATIEAYNGPQDAVENMRKDFESRLERIYPQLAAIPGFTVVKPQGAFYLLPEVTEAMEKTGFTNVDDFASALLTEAKVAVIPGSGFGSPETIRLSYATSIDLLEEAVRRIRSYVEANWKE
- a CDS encoding DUF5590 domain-containing protein yields the protein MMNWVKFIAAFLLALSLIITVIVFYNANGPFADARQKAESDALKSGALTSVDRTDIYNGTVSMVTVFGKDGEGNEKAVFIEGKTGEILDEVEMKDGIGAQAAIETVKAELSVEKILHVALGLEDGHPVWEVAFKGDNGKLNYVYVFFENGEWWKRILNL
- the dinG gene encoding ATP-dependent DNA helicase DinG, producing MDNSTYAVVDLETTGHSPSRGDRIIQIAIVFIENGTITHKYARFVNPEREIPVFIQQLTAITDEEVLSAPTFEEIAQEVSDMLQGTVFVAHNTDFDLSFLQSEFKRCKVAGWSGKKIDTVELSKILFPSSSSYRLQDLAEDLDIELPAAHRADDDAEATANLLLTALSKLRTLPEETLNLLHRRSFSLRSDISTLIYEALKHVRTSKGSVKLPLFRGIPYRNVKKLTGVVTGRCQYPVMEDEKIALLKKGYPSFEYRKSQLAYMDAVWETLSLHSEAVAEVPTGVGKTVGYLLPAAIHSFQTGKPVVISTFTNHLVDKILEDEVERIRKMLGIECTATVLKGREQYISLGKFEELLRITDESYDETFTIMQILVWLTDTETGDVNELNVSGGGQLFIDRIRKRNNRMKDDEKIADYHQRVMDACSHSNLIITNHSMLLSDSTRAQRTLNNFSGLIIDEAHQFIHTAANSKETVLSYMNWKYVMGQLGSDADGQLLHQIMKLHKKYCNYGNQVFGKLTVSFEQFTNVFDSVASVLSNHRPIASGGQQGNRVIFGLDELAGNDLLFSQMAEKMNGYIQCIQTVSSRLEPFRERMTLKEQAFLSEWDYWLRELKIKAGEWVEIFLDDETENFTVWIEKDKRSLPGSLNVVKSPVEGSVITKEFISSLKDEKIGIIWTSATMTINKDERFVARQLGIADDIPLLTFDAPSHFYDNAGIFIVEDMPSIQHVSQTDYIEAVADAVVQTVIATGGRLFVLFTSQDMLRKTYELILESELLNDYALIAQGVSSGSRMKLLKSFRQFGKSILFGTNSFWEGVDVPGEALSAVIIVRLPFSSPDEVVFKARAARLAASGSNPFTDLSLPEAILRFRQGFGRLIRSSGDRGFFIILDRRIDTKSYGKRFLDALPAVPVQKVSLEHMVNELEDCYNK
- the panD gene encoding aspartate 1-decarboxylase — protein: MFRMMMNSKLHRATVTEANLNYVGSITIDSDLLDAAGMLPNEKVHIVNNNNGARFETYIIAGERGSGVVCVNGAAARLVQEGDIVIIISYVYVSEEEARGHQPTVLLMDDKNRIKEVIKEAPGIIA
- the panC gene encoding pantoate--beta-alanine ligase, whose translation is MYVESTDIQVIETIEELQQKLNRNERKGMTVGFVPTMGYLHEGHLSLVKHAKEQNDIVVMSIFVNPAQFGPGEDFESYPRDRERDIQLASVAGVDIVFIPSVEEMYPADGGIRILPGRQADELCGAARPGHFDGVLKVVLKLFNIVDPDRSYFGLKDAQQLAIIETFVRDFNLRTAIVRVPIVREGDGLAKSSRNVNLTATERSEAPVIYRALQTGASMFAEGVAPKVIEQEVSELIVSNSSGKIDYVNMLAYPELGPVTENTREVILACAVKFSTTRLIDNIIMSTKDGTHVQNDDEQ